The genome window CAACCCCCACGGCTACGCTCACGCTGACGCCCACCGTCACGGCTACACCTACCCAAACCCCCACCTCAACCCTGACTCCCACGCTTGCGCCGTCCTTTGAGCAGGCTAAGGTCATTGAACTGCGTTATCAGACCGTAGGCGGGTATCAAATCACCATGGTGGTGCCGGCTGTCAATGCCCCTTACAACGTCATCCTGGGCGGGATTAACTTCAAATGCTCTTTTGATGAAAAGTACCCGGATCGGTTGTTCTGCTTTGGCTTGGCAAAGCCGCCTATGGATCAATCCATTACGCTGGCTTTCCTGCACCCGGACACGGGTAAGGTGATTTATCAGGGCAAAATTGTGCTGGATTCCCGGGCTTTGCCTACGCCGGTTCCATCGGGATACAGTCAGTATGATTGTCCGGATCGCGGCAAGAACGTCACCTGTGAGATTGAGTGTCGTATTGCGCCGGATGGCGTGCCCTGTATGGTAGCCACCTGTTTCGATGCATGCGGTCCGTATTACTCGGTGCATACCTGTCCGGAGGACGTTTCGCAGTGGAACATGTGCAACGATGAACTCTTGAGGGAGATGAAATCCCGCTACAACATTCCATAGAGGTGCTTCAACAATGAAAAAAGGTTGGATGGTTGTTGTTTTCTTGGTAGTTTTCCTGCAAGCCTGTCAGCCTCAGATGGTGTCTTCTCTCCAACTGCCCACCAATACCAGTGTGGTTATTCCTACAGACACGGCTGTTCCCTCGGCGACGGCAACTCAGACCCCTACCATGACTCAAACGCCTACCATGACGCCCACGGTCACGCAGTCCCCTGCTGCGACGCCGATGGCGCGTTTTAACGAATTGAAGCTGCTGTTGCTGGAAAACAAACTGGGCGGCTGGACGATGCAGTGGGTTCTGCCTGGCGTTCAAATTCCTTTGAAACTTTTGCTGGACAACCGCGAATATACCTGCACGGTGGATGTAAAGTACCCAGACCGTCTCTTCTGTCAGGGGCTGGCTCAACCTGCGCTGGAGCGTCCCATTACATTGGTCTTTGTGAACCCGGAGAACGGTAAAGAGATCTACCGTACGGAATTTATCATCCCTGTGGCTTTGTTGAAGCCCCCCACGCCGGTCGGCTATGCTCAGACCAACTGCCCTGACCGCGGAAAGAACGTTTCCTGCGAGACGGAATGCCGCATTGCCCCGGATGGAACGCCGTGTATTGTAGCCACCTGCGTGGATGCCTGCGGACCGTACTTCTCGGTGCATTCCTGCCCGGATGACATGCCGCTCCCTTCGCATTCCTGCACTGCCGAACAATGGGTGGCAATGAAGAAAAAGTATCAGATTCCGTAAAAGAGGAAGTATGAGCGATATTTTTGAGAAATTCAGTTTGAAGGGGCGCGCCGCGATTGTCACCGGCGGCGCTGGATTGCTGGGCATGGAGTTCTGCCGTACGCTGGGACAGGCAGGCGCTTCTGTGCTGGTGGCAGACCTGAACGCCGAGGCGGCATACCGCACTGCAGAGAGCCTGCGCGCTGAGGGCTTGACGGCTTTACACGCTGTCGTGGATGTCACCCAGCCCGAATCGGTGCAGGCGATGGTGGAAGCCTGCGTGGACGAATTTGGCTCGCTGGATGTCATCGTCAACTCTGCCGCCATGGATCCCAAGTTCGACGCCTCGCAGGCGGGCAAACACACCAACGCCTTTGAGGATTACCCGCTGGAGATGTGGAAGCAAGCCCTGGATGTCAACCTGACCGGTGTGTTCCTGTGCTGTCAGGCGGCGGCGCGTCAGATGGTAGCGCAGGGCGGGCGCGGTTCGATTATCAATATTTGCTCTACCTATGGGCTGGTGCCCCCCGATCAGCGCATTTATGAAAAGCCCGGTCAGCCCAAGCAGTTCAAGCCGGCTTTCTACACCGCCACCAAAGCCGGTGTGCTGGGCTTGACCAAGTACATTGCGGCTTATTACGCTGGCACGCAGATTCGTGCCAACTGCCTCACTCCTGGCGGTGTGTACAACAATCACGATGAGACCTTCGTGCGCAAT of Anaerolinea thermophila UNI-1 contains these proteins:
- a CDS encoding SDR family oxidoreductase, which produces MSDIFEKFSLKGRAAIVTGGAGLLGMEFCRTLGQAGASVLVADLNAEAAYRTAESLRAEGLTALHAVVDVTQPESVQAMVEACVDEFGSLDVIVNSAAMDPKFDASQAGKHTNAFEDYPLEMWKQALDVNLTGVFLCCQAAARQMVAQGGRGSIINICSTYGLVPPDQRIYEKPGQPKQFKPAFYTATKAGVLGLTKYIAAYYAGTQIRANCLTPGGVYNNHDETFVRNYSYRTIMGRMAQRDEMNGALLFLASDASSYMTGGNIIVDGGWTVW